DNA sequence from the Liolophura sinensis isolate JHLJ2023 chromosome 1, CUHK_Ljap_v2, whole genome shotgun sequence genome:
CGGTAATGGTCACATTATAGGAGCCGGTTTAAGTGGCTGCGACATATTGGCGGCCGTCGTTTACGGTTTACAGAGGATGCTCATGGGATTACAAAACCCGTACATTGGCTGTCCTCTCCTCGAAGCTGCGTCTGATCTACGCTAACGTCTGCTGGCAACGTGACGCCGCTTGCAGCGCTGTTGGTCTCTTGATTGTCGACCTTGTTTTTCTCTCCttgaatttatgtgaaagtttTGGAGCCCACAGCTTGAAATGCTTGGCGTGCGAAAAGAAAACATGATAAATGAAGGTTGCTAATGTTCTTACGGCATTGCCTCTCTATAGCGTGGTACTCCTAAACCATGGAACGGCCATCTGGTAGTGTTTGATGACATTGCTGCCAGCGTTAGTAATGCCAAAATCAGCTAGGTCAAATACATGATCCAAGACCAACATATTTACACAACAATCTGTTTGCGGAACATCAAAATTcgttttttgtaatttattccCGTCCCCTTAATGAATTCCAGACAAGTAATTAATTAAATGTCGAGAAAAAGGCCTATAGCTCAAGTAATCCATCAAAAGCTTCCTGTTAGTCTTTAAGCATAGATGTTTTGTATGTCTTTATTAACGACGTAAGGAGATCCATACAAAAGAGAAATTAAAGAGCTGTTGAAATCCCATGTACGGAATCGCATGTTTATAGAAAGTAAATTGGCTCCATTCATTTTCAGctagaaaaaagaaataaatgaatctgaTCTTCCTGTACGAAGTGATACGTAAAAAAATGCCAATGGTTTATTCTCAAAAGGAATGCGTAGTTTTTGCCTGTAATCCCAATATCAGCCTAACAAATATCCAAGTAGTTAACATAtagtttatatttcatttacatataaattcatAAGGATCATGCATGATTCAAGATAATTCTTTGTCTTTGTTGATTTAAGCTGGTACACTATTCCTCAAGAGAATAAAAGAGGACATCATGAAGTTTTCTCTATATGGCCAATGAAAGGCTATATGTGTGATAGGTTGCAGGGGAAAGAAGTGAGAACAAACAAATAAGAGTTGTTGCGGATTTTCTTTTGCTGTCATTCTTCCTGTGAATCTCCAAGGCACGTTTCGCAAAGCGCGCATGTGTCGTTTTGTCAACTCAATATAACAATGGCGACGTGATACTCTTACATACAGGATAGTGGCGGTTATGCTGCTTACGTTCTCTTTAGAAATCAAgcctcagatacatgtatttccattaaTGACGACTGGAATTCACACTCACTAATTCTAATATTTAATACTTTTTCTATTTTCAGCGGCGACATTTCGGATGTCACTATGGACGCTGTCAGGCATTGCTGTATCCAATTTCTCACCTAAGCACACAGGGAAAATTACGTCCGCATACCTGGCCTTTATCGGACTCGGCAAAGCGTTTTATATCACACTGTACCGATTTGCATTTGCCGAGAACGAGAACTTGACTGGGTTCTTTCTGGCAACGGCAGTGACTTACGGTGTGCTCTTCTTCCTGTGTATAATGTTTCACAGACCCATTCCTAAAGAAGAGTTAAAAAATGAGAAGGAAGCTGAAGACATGCAGTTAATATCCCCTGACGAAGACGAAGAGAACAACCTTCCCAAAACTAATGGTCTGAAAGCTTTGGAAAGTCAAGCCGACCCCAAGGCAGagttttcactgaaaaaaatgttgctgAGCCCCTTTTTTCAGCTCATGATATGGCCTTCAGGTTTATTCTACGCATGCGCGTATGCGTACCTGAATAACCTCACCACAATGCTTTACACGATGAGGATCCGGAAACCTGACGTGTTCATATACGTCATTTCCGGTACCATTGCCGTCACGCGTTTTTCCGCAGGTGCCATCTTTGATTGTCTAGGAACGTTGCGAACTAGATTCGGTCTTCTGTTGGCCTGCTATTCGTCTTTCTTAGTTGTGATATGTTTGAACCTTCTATGGCTCCAGATACAGTGGGTTGTGATCATGTCTACGATATTCGGAGGCATCGCCATCGGCCTCGCGAACTGCGTGCCCATCGCCATGTTGACGGTCTACTACGGCAAGGAGAATTACTCTATAATGTCGGGGGCTATGTATTTCTTGGTCTCCGCGTTTTGCGTGCTAATCCAAGTCGCTGTCGGACAGCTCTACGACAACAACATCTCCAGCGTTTCCGAAGAAGGACTTTTCTGTTACGGCAAAGGGTGTTTCTTCCGTCCGTTGATTCTGCTGCTTTCTTTAACGGTGCTAGTCTGTCCTATCCAAATAATTAACATGTGTCTCCATTCCTGAAATCTACAGGTAATGCACTGAACTTTGTCCACAACATCGTCAATGTCCTTTCACTCTTACCGCTAAAGACGGAACTGCACTATAATCAGTGAATAAAGCAATGGGCAAACAAAGCGTGTGACTGTCAAGAACTGGTCCGATATAGCTTGTTCCATTTATACAGAGACATGAACAAGGTCAGTTGGAACTTCAGATTCTCCAAGCTAATCCCTATACACAGACTAAGGCAGTCGCGCAAAACCCTGCACTGTCTCGCGTGAACTGGCATCCCGCGGTTATAGTCATGTAACACAATAGCAAAAAAGGTCCGAACAACGTCACCAAAATTCGCATTGGCTCTTCATGTTTCCATTCTGTGTAACTAAACTCACGTGCAGAACTCAACAAACCTATCAGAATTCACGTGCGCCATCGTTTTGAACAACCGAGGGTCGTTGTTGTATAGAGTATTTGAATTCTTCAACGGTTCCACTTCGAGACTCCCACTGGACCCATTGTAACACGAGACAGACGAGGTTCTACGGGATTATACATATGCAGATGTACATATGCTGAGTGCGCATGACATGCTTCTGATTTCCCCTGATCTGTGATATAATTATCTGTGACACTTTCTCTACTGCGCTGTACATCGGTATAGACTGGCCCACATTTTGTACCATTCTTGTCACATGATAACAAATGAAGTGATACAATATCCTGTTATTATAATGTGATATCAAGTGCATGTCTTGACATACACACGCATGTGATGTGTGATAGGATGCGTGTGTAATTACCTCTATACTCCATATAAAGAcctagtacggcgtaaaacaccagtcaaataaataaataaataaaatatacagacCTGATCGCCTTCCATCAAGTGCGaatcaaaacatcaatcaaaaagtttaaaaaatgaacaattttactccgtgtacatataaaaacattttaagctGTTAAGCAGTATTGAATCTTCAAGTCGCATGCGAATGCTTTTTgtccttcaataaataaatacttttgaaGGATTTAGCCTACATCGAAAAAGTGGAGGCCAAATGCCACAATCGCTTCCTTCACTTTCCTGTGCGCACTTGCAGTTGACTTGATGGATTGACTCTTTCCTTTTTGGTAAATACACTGTTTACACTACATCTAAATATAGAGTTTTATCTCCTTTGTTCCATGTCAGATCGTACAGATAATGGATATGTGGTGCGTGTTTTAGCGATTCTATATCTTGTGCTTTGTTCACAACATCCCGATTCTCTATGCACTCATTACGTGATTGTCTGCACTCATTTCGTGATTGCCTACACTCACTTCTTGATTGCCTGCATTCATTTCGTGATTATCTACACtcatttctttgattttctACTGTCATTTCCTGATTGTCTAAATTCGTTTCCTGATTGTCTACACTCGTTTTTTGATTGTCTAGACTCATTTCTTGATTGCCTGCACTCATTTCTTGATTGCCTGCACTCATTTTCTTGATGGCATACACTCATTTCTTGATAGCATACATTCATTTCTTGATTGCTTACACTCATTTCTCGATAGCTTGTACTCATTTCTTCATTGCCTGTATTAATTTCTTGATTGCCTGTACTCATTTCTTGATTGCCTGTACTCATTTATTGATTGTCTACACTCATTTCTTGATTGCCAGCTTATCCACCGGCATTTGTGCGTGGTTCTCTCATCTCGAGCAGAGGTGTTGCTTTGCCCCCTATCTCAGTTCTCAAAATAGATTCCCGGGATTTCCATGCCTCCGCCGTTTTTCGTGATAAACGGTCGACATGGTCCAGTTTTATGTAGCCTCACACGGAATCATCGGAGATCACTTGTTTTCCTACCACCTGAATGCCATATACACAATGAGCCTGTTCTGAGTGTGATAAGCTTTGACTGTCACACGAGGAATACTTGATCAGTTCTTGACTTTATTCCCGGCACTTCGGTTTCCACCATTGATGACCCTGGCGAGCCCGTTGTAGGGGTCTTTAAGTataatattcttgggtatgacATTAACCattcaatcaatcgatcaactAATCACTCCATGCACAAAGCTATTAATCCCTCTTGTGAAAATTTCTAATGTGGAGAACATTAATTATCTCCAGATCCTGAAGACGTTTTCCAAATGATGTCAAATGTATAGCCGCATTATTGTCTCCAACAGCGACCGGCCCTTGATGTCTGTGAGGtttgtttattatacagtatacattGCCATGCTTGAAGGTcgtgaccttgagtttctcttGAGTCCTTGTTGAAAGAATATTGTAGACATCCCATCTACGGCAATTAGCACAGAGTTACTCGTATACAATCTTGCtaaatgaaaaatcaaaaaattctAATCAAAATCTTGGAAGCTATAGATTGCTACCGTATGCTTCCTTGGGTTCTGCCTGGAATACCGATTGGATCTCTGTAACAAAGAGCCGAAAATGCGGAAACCCATTTCCATGCTTCTTTGACTCGTCACAGCTATTTTGCttcattcttatttatttatttgattagtgttttacgcggtactcaagaatatttcacttatacaacggaggTCATCagtatggtgagaagaaactgggcagagcccgggggtaaccccgaccatccgcaggctgctggaagaccatccaaagcacggccggagaggacctTGATCTGTAAGGTAGGCCTATGGCAGAATCTCCCCCAATAAGAAGTTCTGTTATTGCAATCCCAGAAAATGAACTATACCATTGTACGCGGTTGGCTGTTGCACAAGTGGTAATACCGCTACTATATATGAATAGTCAAAGGGATGTTTTCCTTCATTCACTAGGACACACAATATGTGAATACAATCCTGGCCTTGGGCAGTGAATTTATTGGCTTTTATACCCCCGCTTCCACTGTTTCTAAGGCTTTGGTGACTTTAGAGCGTTGATAAAAATGATTAGGTGACGCTCCTGTTACCGTCCATTGAAGACCATTTATCTTCCACTATTATGGTTTGCGTATTTGTTCGTCACTCTCGGGAAGGTTAGACATAATCTTGTCAAAGGtttcttcatttttcagtttcttccactcatgaaaactgaccgccatcgtgtaCATGAACACTACTTTATTATAGCGCTAAAAACAGTATAGTAAACGAGTGAATGAATACGGCACATCTCTTTGAATTCtctgtaatttgtttaaatgttgaATTAACGTAAGTAATGTCTGTGCTtattataaattacatgtacatgtataattatttgGGAAAATATTATAAGTAGGTGTTCTTTCGTTGTGTTGATGACGACCTTGCCTGTTTGATGCATCATTTATTATTACGTTATTGGCTTACATACTGCTTCTGGAAGAACCTTCCGTTAGCACCGACCCATGCCGTTAGCACCGACCTATGCTGTTAGCACCAACCCATGCAGTTAGAACCGACACATGCAGTTAGCACCGACCCATGCCGTTAGCGCGCGTTCCAACCGCTTTTCTGgtttgtacatacactgtattttCGCCTCTAGATCTGCACAGAAAGGTATCATGACGCCAGATTGTAGGTTTTGTTTTAGTCTCTTTTCAGCTACAACAAGAGCGTGCATGACATTACATACAACCGGCACGCTCAGCAAAATTTCAGCAAACTATTTGTATTTCCTACATTGTGCTATTTCGTGTGTTTTGAGTGTTTGGTTCAATGACAAGGTTCCCTGCCCTATTATAAAAGTTCCCTTATCtgttataaagaaatatatcctgcataaatatatacatagatcCCAAAAGATTACAGTATTAATACTGAAATATAACACTTTGCTAGGGGAACCAGAAAAAAGTCGCTTTTAGTTGTCTCCAGTCGTTGCCTGTATGAAGTTCAATCTTAAAGTCTTAAAGTTATACAAAATCGATTCCGACTGGCtagtgtgagagataggcaagtctagggtatgccttgcctaagctgaattttaggtatggcacatttattcaagcgtgaccaagcctgtaagatttaacccaggaaccCGTATCTGCACTGTCAGTCAGGCAGCGTCGATTCTCTATCCCTTTAAACACAAGCTCCGTATACCACCCATTGAGTTCATTCGAGTGGCGTATTAAGTTATATGCCGAGTTTTATAAGTTATGTTCTTTCAGttgcaaaattattttgaaCAAGTCTAACATGCTGACATGTGTATATGGGGATCTCAATCCTCACACTGCTTACCAAACGGTATTTCCACTTAGACTTACTGGGCTTCTGCCTGTGGCCGACGGTAACGGTCTTCACATGATTGCACCTATACGCTTGTTACGTATGAAAAGGCCATGAGACAATGTCGATATTTTAGCGTCGCCATTCTGTGCCTTTCTGTTATATGTACAACCTATAGGCCTTTGGAACTCTGTTATAGATTAAGCCTTGTGTGTTTGAATGGGATGTTTTGTATGTGTACGGCGATCGAATCTGAATAAATTATATTCAAGAGCTACTGTTGTGTTTGTCGCTTATTCTCTATTcacttacatatattttatatcaagCTACATATATAACCATCCGAAAAAGTCGGCTGCTGAACTATTTCCTCAACCTCAGCTGATATGAGACTCTTATACGCTTGTGGAGGTTCACAAGATGCGAGCTCAACCCCAGCCTTGAAGAGAGAATCTGCAGATTACACAAGGCTCAATGCCCCATGGATGACCTTGCTGACAATAAGGCGGTCGACGGCGCTCGTAGGCCGTTTCTGCAGTCTTACGGTCGTTGAAGACCACCATTTGTCTTGCACTAACATGGTTTGTtcatgtcacatgtaggaaagttcgtcagtgatTACCCAGCGGTCGATGGTTTATCCCATGCACTTTCTTCCAGCAATAAAATCGCCCGCCATCgaacaaagtgaaaaattcttgaatacgccattaaacaacaatcgaCTAATCTGTCCGCTGAGAACCGGCTAAGACTTTGGAGAGAAGGAAATGGGGTGAAAGGGAGGCTACTGATGAAACTCGCCCTCTACGACTGGCGATTTCGGTCGTTGACACTGACCGAATATCTATGTTCTACATCTACAACAGTACCGTACATAATACGTAATCATAGTTGTGGGTAGTTCTCTAGAACCTCATGGAGAATAAGGAAACGAGATTGAGAAGTAAGCGTGGTCACCTGACCAGGAAGGATACTGCGGCgcatttattaacatttttaaaatttatttatttatttatttcattgcatattgttttacgccttactcaagaatatttctctaacACAACGGCggcagagcccgtggggaagcccacgaccatccgcaggttgctgcaggatcTTCCCGCGTACGACtggggagtgagtgagtgagtgcttggggtttaacgttgtactcaacaatttttcagtcctatgacgacgaaggaatcattagggtgcatgtacatgtaatgtgcctccttgttgcaggacggatttccaccgctcttttatttagtgctgcttcactgagacgacttaccgaaggcaagtaagccgccccgcccgagccattatactgatacgagtcaaccagtcgttgcactatccccttcatgctgaacgccaagcgaggaagttacaacttcctcttttaaagtcttaggtgtgactcgatcaaggattgatcctggatctaccggtcccgcgTACGACTGGGgaggaagtcagtatgaaccatgtggacatgtatgtaaacatgaaTTTCAACATTTCTGAGGGACTATTAATGATTAATTTGATGATTAATAAtgatttaataataattaatatcagGTGAGCTGCCAGCAAGTAAGATCATTCTGAAGCTAGAATCGTATCTGCACAGATATTGTCATTCTTCCATAGTTTTGGGGTTGCATGGAAGCGAGGGCATTTCTGAGGTGGTGTGTTTTAGCATATGCGTAAGTTTTTCTTATATTTCGGTATGCATGTAAACCTGCCTAGAGCATAGTTATTGTGAAGTGCAATACTTAGTTTATAATAGCTGTGATTACTGTAATCTATGGGAAATATAGCTTAAATCAGTGCGGcataatataaatatgaaagaaagaaatataaataaatgcacgtGATCCGCTTTAGTCAGAGAAAATTTCAATCTATTCTCAAAACAATGTATTTTAGGCCTACCATTCACCATGTTGAAGAATGTGGAACACTGAAGTCAAGATTGTAAGTCCCTAATTCGAAATCGGACAGTTTTTATTATCGGCTTTCACCAATGACACTCAACTCAATACATCGTTTTGTCTGACTATATCCACATGCAGTGCACTTTGGTCCACTGGTCTACATAGCGCCGTAACGAGTCGAGCTGGCCACTGAATCCAGTCGCGCTGGTTTGACAAACGATTTTGAAGTCCAGGAATTTATCAGGTACTGGCCTACTTGTAACTATCCAAGGAGCTAGAGTGTCTTTTCTATCAGCTGTCTGGTATACGCCTTCCACTGTCTATAGCTGACAGTTGTCGTGCATGCCAGTCTATTGAAGTTAACggatatacaagtacatttagTTCTTTACGGCACTTAAGCTGCAGCGAAAGCGAAAGAATATTTCCAACAGCCATAGACCTACGTACGTCATGACACAAGAGGCAAAGTAAGTTTTATCTGATAATGAGCTGAATTCGACTGGCGGGGATTGTATCAATGTACCAGACAAGATCTGTAGGTCTGTATTATGTATCTGGccacacaatattggtggaacACAAACACGTCATATTAGTTTTCCTTTTGTTGCTTGGCCATAATTACCGTACGCTGAGTGAAAATGGAGAAAATGACTGCAGGTTTATGTAGGCTTATACCATGTCCGTGAGCATAGTACGCAATGCAATGAATAAATGCTTTTCTTTATTAATCACTCGCTTGAAAACCGTTAAAACGGTAAATCATTTCCTTCCATGCAGTGGATTCGCGTGATGTGTGAAACATAGCCAAAGGGGAGCTACTGAGGTCATTCATCCAAACAGCAGTAACCTCCCTTTGACCGAGGACACCCGGGTGTTTATCTCATGCTATTCTCAGTCTTTTTCTTGGGAAATAAACGCCTTCTTCTGTCCGAAATAACCAGGAATTGCCTTTACTTAACGGTTATTGAACATTAATAGTGCTAGTGATGTGTTTTAAACGTTCTTGATAACCTGTGAATGTGTTAAAAcatggcattccagtttccGCTGAAAAGTAACGATGTGTGagttgtgacgtcatacaaCCAGTGGGATCCGTAAACGCGAgggaaattcaaaatggctgacTCACCGAAAATATTCAAAGTTTAGGTTTTAACCGTTAGAAGGTGAAGGATTCCTTGAcagacaacaaacaaataaggtATGTAACTGAAAAAGCACGAGTACTTGGCGGAGATCGGTAGCAAGCCTTCTGGTTATTAAGACCAAGAGGATAGCGTCATCTGTCGTTTGATGTGGGAgtaaaccacaacaacattGTGGTAAGTTACCTTGACATTACTCAGGCCAATCGATTTATGGCATTGCGCTAATCTGACAGCGTGGGAAATGTATACACATTTGCGTTCCCTTCAACATCATTGATATTAAATCTTGTTTTGTTGTCAGCTCAAGTAAAATGACGTAGATAATTGATTCATGTATCGTGATGATGCTAGTCTGATAGTGGGAATTTTGTTACTAGATCTGACAGTAGGTAAGCTTGATCAGATGGTGTGTTTTAATTAGATACATTACCATATCTGATGTAAGTTGATTTCTATGCAGTGTACAGTTTTTGAATTCTAACAAGAGTGTTACTTTGACTAAACTCCAATctgaaagttttaaaactgccaAGATCATTTTCATGGTTTCCATAACATGACGTTTTATAGATAtttttttggcataatttttttctttggcctGACAATCAAGCCAGACTAAGGACACAAATATATACCTAAACAATACAATTAATATACAATTGAGGTACAATAAGGCATAAAAGATACTAAAATCTCTATTAAGCaaaattcttcattttcctttggTAGGCCAAAATATTGATCAGATTGAAAAACTGTTGGTTTTTCGAAATACTaccttttttgtctttttttgccAATCAGAGTCTTTAGTGTTATTGTTCAAGAGCATACTATCAGTATTAAAAAACATATTCTCACAGATTGTTAATCTTTGTAGATTTTTCTGAGTGAtcatttaaagttaaaactttAAAGAGTTCCAAAAGTTTTACAAACTTTGAAACGGAGTAGTCTTTAAAACTAGAAAAGTTTGTGCAGctgtttttttctgcaaaatgaAAACGAGAAATAATGATACAAGCTTTAAGTggaaaaaataagtaaaatatctggATGAGCTTCTTGTTTGGCAAAATTCATCGTTGTTTgaaaatttttatcaaaaattCTCCTGCCTTCAGTCAAAATATAACTGAATCAAGCagcatttgtaaaattttaaacattagAATGCTCCATAAAAGTGTAAATTGATGTTTTTATCTTGATAGTTCTCAGCAGAATCTACTGGAATGTGTTAAACCCCCTCACCTCTAGGGTAAATTagcctgttgtttttgttagcATGTATGTAAGATCCACAATGCAAGAATTGGTGCAGTTTGGAGaccatatgaaaaaaaagtggCCAAATTTCACCCAAGGAATTTTCGTGTATTTGATTTTATATGTGGCCACATGTTTTGTGCATTCTTTGTCAACGTACC
Encoded proteins:
- the LOC135478613 gene encoding uncharacterized protein LOC135478613, with amino-acid sequence MSATFRMSLWTLSGIAVSNFSPKHTGKITSAYLAFIGLGKAFYITLYRFAFAENENLTGFFLATAVTYGVLFFLCIMFHRPIPKEELKNEKEAEDMQLISPDEDEENNLPKTNGLKALESQADPKAEFSLKKMLLSPFFQLMIWPSGLFYACAYAYLNNLTTMLYTMRIRKPDVFIYVISGTIAVTRFSAGAIFDCLGTLRTRFGLLLACYSSFLVVICLNLLWLQIQWVVIMSTIFGGIAIGLANCVPIAMLTVYYGKENYSIMSGAMYFLVSAFCVLIQVAVGQLYDNNISSVSEEGLFCYGKGCFFRPLILLLSLTVLVCPIQIINMCLHS